In Chitinophaga sp. H8, the sequence TACATTTACCAGGAAAGCCTGGATAAAAAACGTGTTGCAGTAGGTGGCAGCCATGGTAAAACCACCACTACCGCCATGATCATGCATATTCTCCAGGAAAATAACCAGGTATTCGACTACCTGGTGGGCGCACGGCTGGAAGGGTTCCCCCAATCAGTCAACATCACCAACGCCCCGCTGATCATTTGTGAGGCAGATGAATATCCGGCTTCTGTAATAGAGAAAAGACCCAAATTCCATTTCTTACATCCGCATATCGCCATCTTAACCGGCATAGCATGGGACCACATCAATGTATTCCCTACCTATGAGATCTATAAGGAACAGTTTGCCATCTTTATACGCCAGCTCCTTCCGGAACAGGTACTCATCTACAATAATGCTGATGATGAGCTGCGCAACCTGGTGGAAGCGGAAGGCAAACACCTCCGGCTGATCCCCTATAATGCGCCCGTACATAATATCCGGGATGGCATTACCAGGGTATATTTTGATGATGCCTGGGCCGATCTCCAGATCTTCGGGGAACATAACCTGATGAACCTGCATGCTGCCAAACTGGTATGTAATGAATTGGGGATCAATGACGAAGCGGTATTAAAGGCCATGACCACCTTTACCGGCGCAGCCAAAAGACTGGAGCTGATCGGTAAAAATGACCAATGCGTGATTTACCGGGATTTTGCCCATGCGCCGTCTAAAGTAAAAGCAACCATTGAAGCACTTAAAAAACAGTTCCCGGAAAGGAAACTGATAGCCGTACTGGAGTTGCATACCTATAGCAGCCTCAATGCCGACTTTATGAATGAATACACCGGTGCAATGGACCTGGCGGATGAAGCAGTGGTGTTTTTCAGTAAACATGCCCTGGAACTGAAACGCCTCCCGGACTTATCGCCCGAAATTATCGCACAGGGATTTGGCAGAAATGACCTCCACATCTTTCACGAACGTAACCAGCTGGAAGCATTCCTGGATGCACAAACTTATCAGCAAACGAATTTATTAATGATGAGTTCCGGCAACTACGATGGTTTAGATGTAAATTCATTGAAGAAATACCTGTAATAATAGCATACCAACACATCATACTTAATAACTGACTACAATGCCCACATTGCAACTGAAGAGGCCGCTGGCCGTAATTGATCTCGAAACCACCGGTACTAACGTTGCCTCAGATCGTATTATTGAAATTGCTGTTATCAAGGTTTTTCCGGACAAAACAACG encodes:
- a CDS encoding UDP-N-acetylmuramate--L-alanine ligase, with the protein product MTKVHFIAIGGSVMHQLAIALKLKGYQVTGSDDEIFEPALSNLEQAGILPPAMGWDDSRITADIDAVILGMHARADNPELIKARELGLKIYSFPEYIYQESLDKKRVAVGGSHGKTTTTAMIMHILQENNQVFDYLVGARLEGFPQSVNITNAPLIICEADEYPASVIEKRPKFHFLHPHIAILTGIAWDHINVFPTYEIYKEQFAIFIRQLLPEQVLIYNNADDELRNLVEAEGKHLRLIPYNAPVHNIRDGITRVYFDDAWADLQIFGEHNLMNLHAAKLVCNELGINDEAVLKAMTTFTGAAKRLELIGKNDQCVIYRDFAHAPSKVKATIEALKKQFPERKLIAVLELHTYSSLNADFMNEYTGAMDLADEAVVFFSKHALELKRLPDLSPEIIAQGFGRNDLHIFHERNQLEAFLDAQTYQQTNLLMMSSGNYDGLDVNSLKKYL